In one window of Comamonas testosteroni DNA:
- a CDS encoding acyl-CoA dehydrogenase family protein, with protein sequence MSANDKSQMHALAQAVCAAAHPVPDRHGANFYATDPELQSLLALYLPADLLAHLQPYLQRMGELAGGRIDELAGIADRNPPTLEHRNRAGQDSQRIIKHPAYEELERIAYGEFGLQAISHRDDMLGWSGKMPPIVKYALTFLFVQSEFGLCCPLSMTDSLTRTLKKYGAPELVDKYLPQLLSLDWESQAQGAMFMTEQAAGSDIANTLTMAAPQADGSWLLTGDKWFCSNPDAELAMVLARVEGGSPGMKGISLFLLPRCLDDGSTNRWRIIRLKDKLGTKSMASGEIRMDGAVAYLVGEQGRGFVQMADMVNNSRLSNGVRSAGMMRRAVAEAEFIAHERIAFGKRLEQMPLMQRQLDKLRVPAEQARTMVFQTAQTLMRSDAGQPDAYALLRILTPLIKFRACRDARKVTGDAMEVRGGCGYIEEWSDPRLVRDAHLGSIWEGTSNIVALDVIRAIKREGSLPVLQQYLHGLLDRARLVPGYRQALEDALARASTLADRAAQDGGEVLARQAATALYNCTTAIAMAWEAAQTGSAERLRLSQLVLLHRVLPRDPLDDAAAVPVQWLE encoded by the coding sequence ATGTCCGCCAACGATAAGAGCCAGATGCACGCCTTGGCCCAGGCTGTCTGCGCCGCAGCACATCCCGTGCCTGATCGACACGGTGCCAATTTCTACGCCACCGATCCTGAGTTGCAGTCGCTGCTGGCGCTGTATCTGCCAGCCGACCTGCTGGCCCATCTGCAGCCCTATCTGCAGCGCATGGGGGAGCTGGCCGGTGGGCGCATCGACGAGCTGGCCGGCATTGCCGACAGGAATCCGCCCACGCTCGAGCACCGCAACCGCGCGGGCCAGGACAGCCAGCGCATCATCAAGCATCCCGCCTATGAAGAGCTTGAGCGCATCGCCTACGGCGAGTTCGGCCTGCAGGCCATCTCGCACCGGGACGACATGCTGGGCTGGAGCGGCAAGATGCCGCCCATCGTCAAGTACGCGCTGACCTTTCTGTTCGTGCAGTCCGAGTTCGGTCTGTGCTGCCCGTTGTCCATGACCGATTCGCTGACGCGCACGCTCAAGAAGTACGGCGCCCCCGAGCTGGTGGACAAGTATTTGCCTCAGCTGCTCTCGCTGGATTGGGAAAGCCAGGCCCAGGGCGCGATGTTCATGACCGAGCAGGCCGCAGGCTCGGACATCGCCAACACGCTGACTATGGCCGCCCCGCAGGCCGACGGCTCCTGGCTTCTCACCGGCGACAAGTGGTTCTGTTCCAACCCCGATGCCGAGCTTGCCATGGTGTTGGCCCGTGTGGAGGGCGGCTCGCCGGGCATGAAGGGCATCTCGCTGTTTCTGCTGCCGCGTTGCCTGGACGATGGCAGCACCAACCGCTGGCGCATCATCCGTCTCAAGGACAAGCTGGGCACCAAGTCCATGGCCAGCGGCGAGATCCGCATGGACGGCGCCGTGGCCTATCTCGTGGGCGAGCAGGGCCGGGGCTTTGTGCAGATGGCCGACATGGTCAACAACTCGCGTTTGTCCAACGGTGTGCGCTCCGCCGGCATGATGCGCCGCGCTGTGGCCGAGGCCGAATTCATCGCCCATGAACGCATTGCCTTTGGCAAGCGCCTGGAGCAGATGCCGCTGATGCAGCGCCAGCTCGACAAGCTGCGCGTGCCCGCCGAGCAGGCGCGCACCATGGTGTTCCAGACCGCGCAGACGCTGATGCGCTCCGACGCGGGCCAGCCGGATGCCTATGCGCTGCTGCGCATCCTGACGCCGCTGATCAAGTTCCGCGCCTGCCGCGATGCACGCAAGGTCACTGGCGATGCGATGGAAGTGCGCGGCGGCTGCGGCTATATCGAGGAGTGGAGCGATCCGCGTCTGGTGCGCGATGCCCACCTGGGCTCCATCTGGGAAGGTACAAGCAATATCGTGGCGTTGGACGTGATCCGCGCCATCAAGCGCGAAGGCTCGTTGCCTGTGCTGCAGCAGTATCTGCATGGCTTGCTCGACCGCGCCCGCCTGGTGCCCGGTTACCGCCAGGCGCTGGAAGATGCATTGGCCCGCGCCAGCACCCTGGCCGATAGGGCCGCTCAGGACGGCGGCGAAGTGCTGGCCCGTCAGGCCGCCACAGCTCTGTACAACTGCACCACGGCCATCGCCATGGCCTGGGAAGCCGCACAGACCGGCTCGGCTGAGCGCCTGCGCCTGTCGCAACTGGTGCTGCTGCACCGTGTGCTGCCGCGTGATCCGCTGGACGATGCGGCTGCCGTGCCGGTGCAGTGGCTGGAGTGA
- a CDS encoding tripartite tricarboxylate transporter substrate binding protein encodes MRNHTSERRRLLVAASGAVLLGASHFAAQAQGDSYPARPVRLIVPYGAGGPTDAHLRVVAQQASQLLGQPVVIENKPGVNGTFGAVELARAQPDGYTLAVLPASVYREPYLNRVSFDPLKLSYVIGMTDYTFGLAVRREAPWKSWKEFAEDASRRPGQISVGAAGPVQTPSIVLSELVQSTGLQFNRVPYKGDSEQAVDLLGGHIDAGVLSGVASQHIQSGRLRYLAMFTSSRVPQFPQVPTLTELGVDAVIESPYGIAAPAGLAPARLRIIHDAFKAALESAQGRKILEQLNQPLNYRSPQEFEQYARSAYAREKTRMEQFKAVAGGTPQ; translated from the coding sequence ATGCGCAATCACACAAGTGAGCGCCGAAGGCTGCTGGTCGCAGCCTCGGGAGCAGTGCTGCTGGGGGCATCCCATTTTGCCGCGCAGGCTCAGGGCGACTCCTATCCGGCTCGGCCGGTACGCCTGATTGTGCCTTATGGCGCGGGCGGACCGACGGACGCGCATTTGCGGGTGGTGGCACAGCAAGCGTCGCAGTTGCTGGGGCAACCGGTGGTCATAGAGAACAAGCCAGGCGTCAACGGCACGTTTGGCGCGGTGGAGCTGGCGCGGGCTCAGCCTGATGGCTATACCCTGGCCGTGCTGCCTGCCAGCGTCTATCGCGAGCCTTATCTGAACCGGGTGAGCTTCGATCCCTTGAAGCTGAGCTATGTGATCGGCATGACCGACTACACCTTCGGGCTGGCTGTGCGTCGGGAAGCGCCGTGGAAGAGCTGGAAGGAGTTTGCCGAGGATGCGAGCAGGCGTCCCGGCCAGATCTCCGTCGGTGCGGCCGGCCCGGTGCAAACGCCCAGCATCGTGCTCAGCGAGCTGGTGCAGTCCACGGGCCTGCAGTTCAATCGCGTGCCCTACAAGGGTGACTCGGAGCAGGCCGTCGACCTGTTGGGCGGTCACATCGATGCGGGCGTGCTCTCCGGCGTAGCCTCCCAGCATATCCAGTCGGGCCGATTGCGCTATCTGGCAATGTTCACGTCCAGCCGTGTTCCGCAGTTCCCCCAGGTGCCCACTTTGACAGAGCTGGGCGTGGACGCGGTGATCGAGTCGCCTTATGGGATTGCCGCCCCTGCCGGCTTGGCGCCGGCGCGGTTGCGCATCATTCATGACGCCTTCAAGGCAGCTCTGGAGTCGGCGCAGGGGCGCAAGATCCTCGAACAACTCAATCAGCCGCTGAACTACCGCAGCCCGCAAGAGTTCGAGCAGTACGCCAGGAGCGCCTACGCACGCGAGAAGACGCGCATGGAGCAGTTCAAGGCCGTTGCCGGCGGAACCCCCCAGTGA
- a CDS encoding Bug family tripartite tricarboxylate transporter substrate binding protein has protein sequence MHKARRAALGLMASAALSAALPALAQEKYPTRPITFIVPFPPGGPTDAMARILATELTKELGQSVIVENKAGAGGNIGADFVARAKPDGYTLMFGTSGPLAINKPLYKSISYDPRTSFTPIIYVGYLPNVLVVRPDLGVGNVKELIALDKSKPGKLNFASSGNGASSHLAGVLFNGLAGTQLQHVPYRGTGPALNDLLAGQVDMTFTDILTAMPYIKAGKVKALGVATSKRSSALPLVPTIAEQGLAGYDVSVFFGVVGPKGMPVERVELLNQAYAKALDSENVKKAFAAQGLERGVDVKPAYLAGFVKSELDKWSEVVQKAGVKLD, from the coding sequence ATGCATAAAGCCAGACGCGCAGCGCTGGGCCTGATGGCATCCGCCGCCCTGTCGGCGGCACTGCCCGCGCTTGCCCAGGAGAAATACCCGACACGCCCCATCACGTTCATCGTGCCGTTTCCGCCGGGCGGCCCTACCGACGCCATGGCGCGCATTCTGGCGACCGAGCTGACCAAGGAGCTGGGCCAGAGCGTGATCGTGGAGAACAAGGCCGGCGCCGGCGGCAATATCGGAGCGGACTTCGTGGCCCGTGCCAAGCCTGACGGCTATACGCTGATGTTCGGGACTTCGGGTCCGCTGGCCATCAACAAGCCGCTGTACAAGTCCATCAGCTACGACCCGCGCACCAGCTTCACGCCCATCATCTACGTGGGCTATCTGCCCAATGTGCTGGTGGTTCGGCCGGATTTGGGCGTTGGCAACGTCAAGGAGCTGATCGCGCTGGACAAGAGCAAGCCCGGCAAGCTCAATTTCGCGTCTTCGGGCAATGGCGCTTCATCCCATCTGGCGGGTGTGCTGTTCAACGGCCTGGCTGGCACCCAGCTGCAGCATGTGCCCTACAGGGGTACGGGGCCGGCACTCAACGACCTGCTGGCCGGTCAGGTGGACATGACTTTCACCGACATCCTCACGGCCATGCCCTATATCAAGGCCGGCAAGGTCAAGGCCCTGGGCGTGGCCACGTCCAAACGCTCCAGTGCCCTGCCTCTGGTCCCCACGATCGCCGAGCAGGGTCTGGCTGGCTATGACGTGAGCGTGTTCTTCGGCGTGGTCGGCCCCAAGGGCATGCCGGTAGAGCGGGTGGAGCTGCTCAATCAGGCCTATGCCAAAGCGCTGGATTCCGAGAATGTGAAGAAGGCCTTTGCGGCCCAGGGCCTTGAGCGCGGCGTGGACGTCAAGCCCGCCTATCTGGCCGGCTTCGTGAAGAGCGAACTCGACAAATGGAGCGAGGTAGTGCAAAAGGCCGGCGTGAAGCTTGACTGA
- a CDS encoding M20 aminoacylase family protein produces the protein MTSSTSLLLAQLQCVAAEFVEVRRSIHAHPELAFEERRTSDLVAASLARWGYAVHRGLGVTGVVGVLKKGSGSKSLGIRADMDALPIHERTGLDYASRLPGKMHACGHDGHTAILLCAAKYIAEKLDFDGTLNLIFQPAEENEGGAMRMVDEGLFELFPCDEIYALHNAPGLPVGQMAISSGAAMASFDRVTVTLRGRSAHGAMPHHGIDSMQCAASIVLGLQSIITREIDAQQAAVITVGSIQAGEVFNIVPESAVLKIGVRALNPDVRSWVETRIKAFVQAQAESYQLSCDIDYVHKYPVLVNCADQTEYARQVAIRLLGEDKVGERTPTMGSEDFAYMLQKRPGAYIRLGNGVGEDGGCMVHNPLYDFNDKALHIGAAFWTQLVQSYLA, from the coding sequence ATGACATCTTCAACTTCCCTTCTGCTCGCTCAACTGCAGTGCGTCGCTGCCGAGTTCGTCGAGGTGCGCCGCAGCATCCATGCCCATCCCGAACTGGCCTTCGAAGAGAGGCGCACCAGCGATTTGGTGGCCGCATCCCTGGCTCGCTGGGGCTATGCCGTGCACCGAGGCCTGGGCGTGACCGGCGTGGTTGGCGTGCTCAAGAAAGGCTCGGGCAGCAAGTCGCTGGGCATACGCGCGGACATGGATGCCTTGCCCATTCATGAAAGAACAGGCCTGGACTATGCCAGCCGTCTGCCCGGGAAAATGCACGCCTGCGGCCATGACGGACATACCGCCATCTTGCTGTGCGCGGCAAAGTACATCGCCGAAAAGCTCGATTTCGACGGTACGCTGAACCTGATCTTCCAGCCTGCCGAGGAGAATGAAGGCGGCGCCATGCGCATGGTGGACGAGGGCCTGTTCGAGCTGTTTCCCTGCGACGAGATCTATGCGCTGCACAACGCGCCAGGCCTGCCCGTGGGCCAGATGGCCATCAGCTCCGGAGCGGCCATGGCCTCGTTCGACCGCGTGACCGTTACGCTGCGCGGGCGCAGCGCCCATGGAGCCATGCCGCACCACGGCATAGACAGCATGCAGTGCGCGGCCAGCATCGTGCTGGGCCTGCAGTCCATCATCACGCGCGAGATCGATGCCCAGCAGGCGGCCGTGATCACAGTGGGCTCCATCCAGGCCGGCGAGGTCTTCAACATCGTGCCCGAGAGCGCCGTGCTCAAGATCGGCGTGCGCGCCCTGAACCCGGACGTGCGCAGCTGGGTGGAGACGCGCATCAAGGCCTTTGTGCAGGCCCAGGCCGAGAGCTATCAGCTCAGCTGCGACATCGACTACGTGCACAAGTACCCGGTGCTCGTGAATTGCGCAGACCAGACCGAATACGCGCGGCAGGTGGCCATACGCCTGCTGGGCGAGGACAAGGTGGGCGAGCGTACGCCGACCATGGGCAGCGAAGACTTTGCCTACATGCTGCAAAAGCGCCCCGGTGCCTATATCCGGCTGGGCAACGGCGTGGGCGAGGACGGAGGCTGCATGGTGCACAACCCGCTGTATGACTTCAACGACAAGGCCTTGCACATAGGCGCTGCCTTCTGGACGCAACTGGTGCAAAGCTACCTGGCCTGA
- a CDS encoding tripartite tricarboxylate transporter substrate binding protein: MGTWNRRGFVRHTLWHAAALAAGAGGARAAESFPAKPLILMVPFPAGGASDVAARIFADSIGRSIRQQVVVENLGGGTGLIAAAKVLNAPADGYMFFHGSANEIFLAPMLNTAARYKPGDFTLAAPTTESPIVLMVKSRLPVESYDEFIEYARASKSGPLTYGSVGVDSMYNLMGDALAARLKLPFLHVPYKGSAPALQDLAGGQVDFAILPYQASFEGMAKQGRLKILTSFSKALPKELAHVPLISQSRLSPDFEYTVSAGYFVKKGTPADRVAALRSAVGQALVNPEIRAKLELEGKHLREPVASQVEADQSFHAIHQRLSALVHGVGRKPLA, encoded by the coding sequence ATGGGTACATGGAACCGCCGCGGCTTTGTGCGGCACACACTGTGGCATGCGGCCGCCTTGGCCGCCGGTGCGGGCGGGGCCCGCGCGGCCGAGAGCTTTCCGGCCAAGCCACTGATTCTCATGGTGCCTTTTCCCGCTGGCGGGGCCAGCGATGTGGCGGCGCGCATCTTTGCCGACTCCATAGGCCGCAGCATCAGGCAGCAGGTGGTGGTGGAGAACCTGGGCGGCGGCACGGGCCTGATTGCCGCAGCCAAGGTGCTCAACGCGCCTGCAGACGGCTATATGTTCTTCCATGGCTCGGCCAACGAGATCTTCCTGGCGCCCATGCTCAATACGGCAGCGCGCTACAAGCCGGGCGATTTCACGCTGGCGGCTCCCACGACGGAGTCGCCCATCGTGCTCATGGTCAAGAGCAGGCTGCCTGTCGAAAGCTATGACGAGTTCATCGAATATGCACGCGCCAGCAAAAGCGGCCCGCTGACCTATGGCTCGGTGGGCGTGGACTCCATGTACAACCTGATGGGCGATGCGTTGGCAGCCAGACTGAAGCTGCCGTTTTTGCATGTGCCCTACAAGGGCAGCGCGCCGGCCCTGCAGGACCTGGCAGGCGGGCAGGTGGACTTCGCCATCCTGCCTTATCAGGCCAGCTTCGAAGGTATGGCCAAGCAGGGACGGCTGAAGATACTGACCAGCTTTTCCAAGGCCTTGCCCAAGGAACTGGCCCATGTGCCGCTGATATCGCAAAGCCGCCTCAGCCCCGACTTCGAATACACGGTCAGTGCGGGCTACTTCGTGAAAAAAGGCACACCCGCCGACCGCGTGGCCGCGCTGCGCAGCGCCGTAGGGCAGGCGCTGGTGAATCCGGAAATCCGCGCCAAGCTGGAGCTGGAGGGCAAGCACCTTCGCGAGCCCGTTGCATCGCAGGTAGAGGCGGACCAGAGCTTCCATGCCATCCATCAGCGCCTGAGTGCGCTGGTGCACGGCGTGGGCCGAAAGCCTCTGGCCTGA
- a CDS encoding CaiB/BaiF CoA transferase family protein, with product MHNPAAAGAGALQGVKVLDLSRILGGPFCGQILGDHGADVLKVEPPQGDDTRTWGPPFRDGVASYYFGLNRNKRLQYLDLSVPEGQQRVRELMAQADVVVENFKVGTMEKWGIGYEQMREELPHLIWCRVTGFGADGPLGSLPGYDAAIQAMAGIMSINGEADGDPLRVGLPVVDMVTGLNATIGVLLALHERGRSGQGQLVDASLYDSGLSLLHPHAANWFMGRKVPQRSGNAHPNIYPYDVISTGGAPIFLAVGNDRQFRLLCNHIGQAGLAQDERFATAGQRSVHRDQLKPLLQQAFAPLDGVQLADELMAIGVPAAPVLDVAQALEHPHTVHREMVVTMGQYQGLGAPVKLSRTPASYRLAPLSEGQEFLPDAGT from the coding sequence ATGCACAATCCAGCCGCGGCTGGCGCCGGAGCCCTGCAGGGCGTCAAGGTGCTTGATCTGTCACGCATTCTGGGCGGCCCGTTCTGTGGCCAGATACTGGGCGACCATGGCGCCGATGTGCTCAAGGTGGAGCCGCCACAGGGCGACGACACCCGCACCTGGGGGCCTCCGTTTCGCGACGGTGTGGCCTCCTACTACTTTGGCTTGAACCGCAACAAGCGCCTCCAGTATCTCGACCTGTCCGTGCCAGAAGGCCAGCAGCGCGTGCGCGAGCTGATGGCCCAGGCCGATGTGGTGGTGGAGAACTTCAAGGTCGGCACCATGGAGAAATGGGGCATAGGCTATGAGCAGATGCGAGAAGAGCTGCCGCATCTGATCTGGTGCCGCGTCACGGGCTTTGGTGCCGACGGCCCCCTGGGAAGCCTGCCCGGGTATGACGCCGCGATCCAGGCCATGGCCGGCATCATGAGCATCAACGGCGAGGCCGACGGCGACCCGTTGCGCGTGGGACTGCCGGTGGTGGACATGGTGACGGGGCTGAACGCCACCATCGGCGTGTTGCTGGCCCTGCACGAGCGGGGGCGCAGCGGACAGGGTCAACTGGTGGACGCCTCGCTCTATGACTCCGGGCTGTCGCTGCTCCATCCTCATGCGGCCAACTGGTTCATGGGGCGCAAGGTGCCGCAGCGCTCGGGCAATGCCCATCCCAATATCTATCCCTATGACGTGATCAGCACGGGCGGTGCCCCCATCTTTTTGGCCGTGGGCAACGACCGGCAGTTCCGGTTGCTGTGCAACCATATCGGGCAGGCGGGGCTGGCGCAGGATGAGCGCTTTGCCACCGCAGGCCAGCGTTCCGTCCATCGTGACCAGCTCAAGCCCTTGCTGCAGCAGGCGTTTGCGCCGCTCGACGGCGTGCAGCTTGCCGATGAGTTGATGGCCATCGGCGTGCCAGCAGCGCCGGTGCTCGATGTAGCTCAGGCGCTCGAGCATCCGCATACCGTGCACCGCGAGATGGTGGTGACCATGGGCCAATACCAGGGGCTGGGCGCTCCGGTCAAGCTCAGCCGCACGCCGGCCAGCTACCGCCTTGCGCCCTTGAGCGAAGGACAGGAGTTTCTGCCGGACGCCGGCACCTGA
- a CDS encoding aconitate hydratase produces the protein MSHAFAKTLKSFELAEGKKGKFYSLPALAKQFPEIKRLPVSIRIVLESVLRNCDGNKITEEHVAQLARWQPKAERVDEIPFVVARVVLQDFTGVPLLADLAAMRSTAAKLGKKPKSIEPLVPVDLVVDHSIMVDYFGTKKALDLNMKLEFQRNQERYQFMKWGMQAFDTFGVVPPGFGIVHQVNLEYLARGVHKARNGKGDAVYYPDTLVGTDSHTTMINGIGVVAWGVGGIEAEAAMLGQPVYFLTPDVVGFELTGQLREGVTATDLVLTVTELLRKEKVVGKFVEFFGEGTRSLSLPDRATIGNMAPEYGATMGFFPVDEKTIEYFKGTGRTKSEIQAFEAYFKAQQLFGVPKAGDIDYSQVVKLDLGAVAPSLAGPKRPQDRIEIGDVARKFTELFTASAAVNGFNQPAHKLDQRYRVGCGEGEQATDAPPPKAGAERAVVEMVGNRPTLETAHDDAMATSVCDLPGINEPVLHVGNGDVLIAAITSCTNTSNPSVMLAAGLLAKKAVQAGLKVQPHIKTSLAPGSRLVTRYLTEAGLLPYLEKLGFALAGYGCTTCIGNAGDLTPELNDVITRNELVCAAVLSGNRNFEARIHPNIKANFLASPPLVVAYAIAGTVRKDLMTEPVGKGKGGKDVYLGDIWPSSEEIQELLKFAMNGKAFRSNYEQVASEPGKLWEKIQGVTGSTYTWPESTYIAEPPFFADFALELKAPSATTDKASNPSAVHGARIMALFGDSITTDHISPAGSIKESSPAGKWLLEHGVQKADFNSYGSRRGNHEVMMRGTFANVRIKNLMIPAAADGSREEGGITLYRDDNGKAEKMAIYDAAMKYQAAGRATVVLAGEEYGTGSSRDWAAKGTQLLGIKAVVARSFERIHRSNLVGMGVLPLQFKGNDSWQSLGLTGEEFVDVIPAADLAPQSDAQLVITRPDGSKKTVTVKLRIDTPIEVDYYRHGGILPYVLRQLLA, from the coding sequence ATGTCGCATGCTTTTGCCAAAACCCTGAAGTCCTTTGAACTGGCCGAAGGCAAGAAGGGCAAGTTCTATTCCTTGCCGGCCCTGGCCAAGCAGTTCCCGGAGATCAAGCGCCTGCCGGTCTCGATCCGTATCGTGCTCGAATCGGTGCTGCGCAACTGCGATGGCAACAAGATCACCGAGGAGCATGTGGCGCAGCTGGCGCGCTGGCAACCCAAGGCCGAGCGTGTCGACGAGATTCCGTTTGTCGTCGCGCGCGTGGTGCTGCAGGACTTCACCGGCGTGCCCTTGCTGGCCGACCTGGCCGCCATGCGCAGCACGGCTGCCAAGCTGGGCAAGAAGCCCAAGTCCATCGAGCCGCTGGTGCCCGTGGATCTGGTGGTGGATCACTCCATCATGGTCGACTACTTCGGCACCAAGAAGGCGCTGGACCTGAACATGAAGCTGGAGTTCCAGCGCAACCAGGAGCGCTACCAGTTCATGAAATGGGGCATGCAGGCCTTCGACACGTTCGGTGTCGTGCCGCCGGGCTTCGGCATCGTGCACCAGGTCAATCTGGAATATCTGGCGCGCGGCGTGCACAAGGCCAGGAACGGCAAGGGGGATGCGGTGTACTACCCCGACACCCTGGTCGGCACCGACAGCCACACCACCATGATCAACGGCATAGGCGTGGTGGCCTGGGGTGTGGGCGGCATCGAGGCCGAGGCGGCCATGCTGGGCCAGCCCGTGTACTTCCTCACGCCTGATGTGGTGGGCTTCGAGCTGACCGGCCAGTTGCGCGAGGGGGTGACCGCCACCGATCTGGTGCTCACCGTCACGGAGCTGCTGCGCAAGGAAAAAGTGGTCGGAAAGTTCGTCGAGTTCTTTGGCGAAGGCACGCGCAGCCTGTCCCTGCCGGATCGTGCCACCATCGGCAATATGGCTCCTGAATATGGGGCAACCATGGGTTTCTTCCCTGTCGATGAGAAAACCATCGAGTACTTCAAGGGCACCGGACGCACCAAGAGCGAGATCCAGGCTTTCGAAGCCTATTTCAAGGCGCAGCAGCTGTTTGGCGTGCCCAAGGCGGGCGATATCGATTACTCGCAAGTGGTCAAGCTCGATCTCGGTGCCGTGGCCCCGAGTCTGGCCGGCCCCAAGCGTCCGCAGGACCGTATCGAAATCGGCGATGTGGCGCGCAAGTTCACCGAGCTGTTCACGGCATCGGCAGCGGTCAACGGCTTCAATCAGCCGGCACACAAGCTCGATCAGCGCTATCGCGTGGGTTGCGGCGAAGGTGAGCAGGCGACCGATGCACCGCCGCCCAAGGCAGGAGCGGAGCGGGCAGTGGTGGAAATGGTCGGCAACCGGCCCACCTTGGAAACCGCTCACGACGATGCGATGGCCACGTCCGTATGCGATCTGCCGGGGATCAACGAGCCGGTGCTGCATGTCGGCAATGGCGATGTGCTGATTGCCGCCATCACGAGCTGCACCAACACCTCCAACCCCAGCGTCATGCTGGCGGCGGGCCTGCTGGCCAAGAAGGCGGTGCAGGCGGGACTCAAGGTTCAGCCGCATATCAAGACTTCGCTGGCGCCGGGCTCTCGCCTGGTGACCCGTTATCTGACCGAGGCGGGCTTGCTGCCCTATCTGGAGAAGCTGGGCTTTGCGCTGGCCGGCTATGGCTGCACCACCTGCATCGGCAATGCCGGCGACCTGACGCCCGAGCTCAACGATGTCATCACCCGCAATGAGCTGGTCTGCGCGGCCGTTCTGTCAGGCAACCGCAATTTCGAAGCCCGCATTCACCCCAACATCAAGGCCAACTTCCTGGCCAGCCCTCCGCTGGTGGTGGCCTATGCGATCGCCGGGACGGTGCGCAAGGACCTGATGACCGAGCCGGTGGGCAAGGGCAAGGGCGGCAAGGACGTGTATCTGGGCGATATCTGGCCCAGCAGCGAGGAGATCCAGGAGCTGCTCAAGTTCGCCATGAATGGCAAGGCTTTCCGCAGCAATTACGAGCAGGTGGCGAGCGAGCCGGGCAAGCTCTGGGAAAAGATCCAGGGCGTGACGGGCTCCACCTACACCTGGCCCGAGAGCACCTATATCGCCGAGCCGCCGTTCTTTGCAGACTTTGCTCTGGAGCTGAAAGCGCCGTCCGCCACGACAGACAAGGCATCCAACCCAAGCGCGGTGCATGGTGCCCGCATCATGGCCTTGTTCGGAGACTCCATCACCACCGACCATATCTCGCCCGCCGGCTCCATCAAGGAGTCTTCGCCGGCCGGCAAGTGGCTGCTTGAGCATGGAGTGCAAAAAGCCGACTTCAACAGCTATGGCTCGCGCCGGGGCAACCACGAGGTGATGATGCGCGGCACCTTTGCCAATGTGCGTATCAAGAATCTCATGATTCCCGCCGCAGCTGACGGCTCGCGCGAGGAGGGCGGCATCACGCTGTACCGTGACGACAATGGCAAAGCCGAGAAAATGGCCATTTACGACGCGGCCATGAAGTACCAGGCAGCGGGCCGAGCCACCGTGGTGCTGGCCGGCGAGGAGTACGGCACGGGATCGAGCCGCGACTGGGCGGCCAAGGGCACACAGCTGCTGGGCATCAAGGCCGTGGTGGCGCGCAGCTTCGAGCGCATTCACCGCTCCAATCTGGTGGGCATGGGCGTGTTGCCGCTGCAGTTCAAGGGCAATGACAGCTGGCAAAGCCTGGGCCTGACGGGCGAGGAGTTCGTCGATGTGATCCCTGCCGCTGACCTTGCGCCGCAAAGCGATGCCCAGCTGGTGATCACCAGGCCCGACGGCAGCAAGAAAACCGTGACCGTGAAGCTGCGCATCGATACACCCATCGAGGTGGACTACTACCGCCATGGCGGCATCCTGCCCTATGTGCTGAGGCAGCTGCTGGCCTGA
- a CDS encoding VOC family protein, whose product MAMNPVGWFEIYVQDMSRARSFYEAVLGCQLQALAMPEGGEHPDMEMWTFPGQPDHAGATGALVRMPECPSGGGGTLVYFVCEDCAEQAARVARNGGSLHRDKVSIGPYGFIALAIDTEGNMFGLHSMK is encoded by the coding sequence ATGGCTATGAATCCCGTTGGCTGGTTCGAGATCTACGTGCAGGACATGTCGCGCGCCAGGAGCTTCTACGAAGCCGTGCTGGGCTGTCAGCTGCAAGCGCTGGCCATGCCGGAAGGCGGCGAGCACCCTGATATGGAAATGTGGACCTTCCCCGGACAGCCGGATCACGCCGGCGCCACCGGGGCGCTGGTCCGCATGCCGGAATGCCCCTCTGGCGGCGGCGGCACGCTGGTCTATTTCGTCTGTGAAGACTGCGCCGAGCAGGCCGCCCGCGTCGCACGCAACGGCGGCAGCCTGCACCGCGACAAAGTCTCCATAGGCCCTTATGGCTTTATTGCCCTGGCCATCGACACCGAAGGCAATATGTTTGGCCTGCACTCGATGAAATAG